TGGCGAGAAGTTAGGTCATAAAGTTTACATCGTTTTAGAAAAGATGTCTGAGCTTAAAATGATTTTAACGGAAGCAAAAAAACTGGGTGTGACGCCTCGCTTAGGTTTACGCGTTCGTTTAGCCTTCCAAGGTAAAGGAAAGTGGCAAGCCAGTGGTGGTGAGAAATCTAAATTTGGGTTATCTGCCGCGCAAGTTTTAAAAACGGTTGAGCAGTTAAAAAGCGCTGACATGCTTGAGTCGTTGCAGTTATTGCATTTCCATTTAGGCTCACAGATCGCTAACATTCGTGATATCCGCCAAGGTGTGGGTGAGGCGGGGCGTTTTTATTGTGAGCTTCGCCAACTGGGTGCAAAAATTGAATGTTTTGACGTAGGTGGCGGTTTAGCCGTTGACTATGACGGTACTCGAAGCCAAAGCAATAACTCAATGAACTACGGTTTGAATGAGTATGCCAATAACATCGTTAATGTGTTGACAGACTTATGTAATGAATATGAGCAGCCTATGCCGCGCATTATTTCTGAATCAGGCCGACACTTAACCGCGCATCATGCAGTGTTGATCACCGATGTAATTGGTACTGAAGCTTACATGCCAGAAGTGCTCACAGCCCCTGAAGATGATGCTCCACAACTACTTCACAATATGTGGAATTCGTGGGTAGAAATCAGTGGTGGTCAAGATCAACGTGCGATTATCGAAATTTACCATGACACCCAAAGTGACATCGCAGAAGCGCATTCGTTATTTGCTGTTGGCCAATTAAGCTTGCAACATCGTGCTTGGGCTGAACAAACTCATTTACGTGTGTGTCATGAAGTAAAAGGCTTATTAAGTAATAATAACCGTTATCACCGCCCGATTATTGATGAATTAAATGAAAAATTAGCCGACAAGTTTTTTGTTAATTTCTCACTATTTCAATCTTTGCCTGATGCATGGGGGATTGATCAAGTGTTCCCGGTATTGCCGCTATCGGGCTTAGACAAAGCCCCTGAGCGTCGTGCTGTCATGCTTGATATTACCTGTGACTCAGACGG
This Shewanella aestuarii DNA region includes the following protein-coding sequences:
- the speA gene encoding biosynthetic arginine decarboxylase, whose amino-acid sequence is MSDWSIEDARAGYNVTHWSQGFYGIREDGEVTVSPNPYQPSHKIALNALAKDMVSAGVSLPVLVRFPQILHHRVESLCEAFNEAIQKYDYQNDYLLVYPIKVNQQQTVVEEILASQTSKEVPQLGLEAGSKPELMAVLAMAQKASSVIVCNGYKDNEYIRLALIGEKLGHKVYIVLEKMSELKMILTEAKKLGVTPRLGLRVRLAFQGKGKWQASGGEKSKFGLSAAQVLKTVEQLKSADMLESLQLLHFHLGSQIANIRDIRQGVGEAGRFYCELRQLGAKIECFDVGGGLAVDYDGTRSQSNNSMNYGLNEYANNIVNVLTDLCNEYEQPMPRIISESGRHLTAHHAVLITDVIGTEAYMPEVLTAPEDDAPQLLHNMWNSWVEISGGQDQRAIIEIYHDTQSDIAEAHSLFAVGQLSLQHRAWAEQTHLRVCHEVKGLLSNNNRYHRPIIDELNEKLADKFFVNFSLFQSLPDAWGIDQVFPVLPLSGLDKAPERRAVMLDITCDSDGIVDQYVDGQGIETTLPVPAWSAESPYLIGFFMVGAYQEILGDMHNLFGDTNSAVVRLDEEGLTNIESVLQGDTVADVLRYVNLDADVFMRTYEELVNQHIVEEERASILEELQIGLDGYTYLEDFS